One window of Camelina sativa cultivar DH55 chromosome 4, Cs, whole genome shotgun sequence genomic DNA carries:
- the LOC104784414 gene encoding uncharacterized protein LOC104784414: MANRRRSEETVAREASVETEEELRSRTERLLVRAEALESTIAKQNQTIHNNISDQVTLSSCRRQGKEPGRLDKASQGYVGADFEISEISLRSIPVPLRMLFMAKRRQAAE; the protein is encoded by the exons ATGGCGAACAGAAGGAGATCTGAGGAAACTGTAGCTCGGGAAGCAAGCGTGGAGACTGAAGAAGAGTTGAGAAGCCGAACGGAGCGTTTGCTCGTGAGAGCTGAGGCTTTGGAAAGCACTATAGCTAAGCAAAATCAGACGATCCACAACAACATTTCCGATCAAGTTACTCTTAGTTCATGTCGCCGACAAGGAAAGGAG CCTGGTCGATTGGACAAGGCTTCCCAAGGATATGTTGGAGCTGATTTCgaaatctctgaaatctccctTCGATCTATTCCAGTTCCGTTGCGTATGCTCTTCATGGCGAAACGCCGCCAAGCAGCCGAATAA
- the LOC104783054 gene encoding elongation factor G-2, mitochondrial codes for MARFPTSPAPNLLLRLFSSNKRSSSPTAALLTGDFQLIRHFSAGTAARAAKDEKEPWWKESMDKLRNIGISAHIDSGKTTLTERVLFYTGRIHEIHEVRGRDGVGAKMDSMELEREKGITIQSAATYCTWKDYKVNIIDTPGHVDFTIEVERALRVLDGAILVLCSVGGVQSQSITVDRQMRRYEVPRVAFINKLDRMGADPWKVLNQARAKLRHHSAAVQVPIGLEENFQGLIDLIHVKAYFYHGSSGENVVAGDIPADMEGLVADKRRELIETVSEVDDILAEKFLNDEPVSASELEEAIRRATIAQKFVPVFMGSAFKNKGVQPLLDGVISYLPSPNEVNNYALDQTNNEERVTLTGSPDGPLVALAFKLEEGRFGQLTYLRVYEGVIKKGDFIINVNTGKRIKVPRLVRMHSNDMEDIQEAHAGQIVAVFGVECASGDTFTDGSVKYTMTSMSVPEPVMSLAVQPVSKDSGGQFSKALNRFQKEDPTFRVGLDPESGQTIISGMGELHLDIYVERIRREYKVDATVGKPRVNFRETITQRAEFDYLHKKQSGGAGQYGRVTGYVEPLPPGSTEKFEFENMIVGQAIPSGFIPAIEKGFKEAANSGSLIGHPVENLRIVLTDGAAHAVDSSELAFKMAAIYAFRLCYTAARPVILEPVMLVELKVPTEFQGTVAGDINKRKGIIVGNDQEGDDSVITANVPLNNMFGYSTSLRSMTQGKGEFTMEYKEHSAVSNEVQAQLVNAYNASKAAE; via the exons ATGGCGAGGTTTCCGACTTCTCCGGCGCCTAACCTCCTCTTGAGGCTCTTCTCGTCAAACAAACGGTCGTCATCTCCTACCGCCGCGCTTTTAACCGGAGATTTCCAGCTGATTCGTCATTTCTCCGCCGGAACAGCTGCTCGTGCGGCCAAGGATGAGAAAGAACCATGGTGGAAAGAATCGATGGACAAGCTTCGCAACATCGGGATCTCTGCTCATATAGACTCTGGGAAGACTACTTTGACTGAGCGTGTTCTTTTCTATACGGGTCGGATCCATGAGATCCACGAAGTCAGAGGTAGAGACGGCGTTGGAGCTAAAATGGACTCCATGGAATTAGAGCGAGAGAAAGGTATCACCATCCAATCAGCCGCTACTTACTGTACTTGGAAGGATTACAAG GTTAATATTATTGATACGCCTGGTCACGTTGACTTCACCATTGAAGTGGAGAGGGCTCTACGTGTACTAGACGGAGCGATTCTAGTTCTGTGCAGTGTTGGTGGTGTACAGAGTCAGTCTATTACAGTTGATAGGCAAATGAGGAGATATGAAGTCCCCAGAGTTGCGTTTATCAACAAGCTTGATAGAATGGGAGCAGATCCATGGAAAGTCTTGAACCAA GCAAGAGCTAAGCTCCGACATCATAGTGCAGCTGTGCAAGTGCCCATTGGTCTAGAAGAAAATTTCCAGGGTCTTATAGACCTTATTCATGTGAAAGCTTATTTCTACCACGGATCCAGCGG TGAGAATGTTGTGGCTGGTGATATTCCTGCTGATATGGAAGGTTTGGTTGCAGACAAGAGGCGAGAATTGATTGAGACCGTCTCTGAAGTTGATGATATACTCGCAGAGAAATTTCTAAACGATGAGCCTGTATCTGCTTCTGAGCTTGAG GAAGCTATTCGTAGAGCTACCATAGCGCAAAAGTTTGTTCCCGTATTTATGGGTAGTGCATTCAAAAACAAG GGAGTACAACCTCTACTAGATGGTGTTATAAGTTATCTCCCTTCTCCAAATGAAGTCAATAACTATGCTCTTGACCAGACAAATAATGAAGAGAGG GTAACCTTGACTGGATCTCCAGATGGACCTCTTGTGGCGCTGGCTTTCAAACTAGAGGAGGGTCGTTTTGGTCAGCTGACATATTTGAG AGTTTATGAAGGTGTGATTAAAAAGGgtgattttataataaatgtcAATACTGGAAAAAGAATTAAG GTTCCTCGCTTGGTCCGTATGCATTCGAATGATATGGAG GATATTCAAGAGGCACACGCTGGACAAATCGTAGCTGTGTTTGGTGTTGAGTGTGCATCAG GTGATACATTTACGGATGGATCAGTGAAGTACACAATGACATCGATGAGTGTTCCTGAACCTGTTATGTCATTAGCTGTTCAACCGGTTTCAAAAGATTCTGGGGGACAG TTTTCAAAAGCATTGAATCGATTCCAGAAAGAAGATCCTACTTTCCGAGTGGGATTAGACCCCGAGAGTGGCCAG ACCATTATTTCTGGTATGGGGGAATTGCATTTGGACATCTATGTTGAACGCATCCGCAGAGAATATAAG GTTGATGCGACGGTGGGCAAACCCCGTGTCAATTTTAGGGAAACTATTACTCAGCGGGCTGAGTTCGATTATTTACACAAGAAGCAGAGTGGAGGAGCGGGTCAGTACGGTAGGGTTACAGG gTACGTGGAACCACTTCCACCGGGTTCTACAGAGAAGTTTGAATTCGAAAACATGATTGTTGGGCAAGCAATTCCGTCTGGTTTTATCCCAGCAATTGAGAAAGGTTTCAAAGAAGCTGCAAACTC GGGCTCGCTAATTGGTCACCCTGTAGAAAATCTCAGAATAGTATTGACAGATGGAGCAGCACACGCGGTCGATTCCAGTGAACTTGCGTTTAAAATGGCTGCAATATATGCATTCAGACTGTGTTACACAGCAGCGAGACCGGTGATTCTAGAGCCTGTGATGTTGGTCGAGTTGAAAGTACCAACAGAGTTTCAGGGTACTGTCGCTGGTGACATCAACAA gaGGAAAGGTATAATCGTTGGAAACGATCAAGAGGGTGACGATTCAGTAATCACAGCCAAT GTGCCTTTGAACAACATGTTTGGTTATTCCACTTCTCTCCGGTCCATGACTCAAGGAAAAGGAGAATTCACGATGGAATACAAAGAACATAGTGCTGTGTCCAACGAAGTCCAGGCTCAGCTCGTCAACGCTTACAACGCCAGCAAAGCTGCTGAATAA
- the LOC104783055 gene encoding LOW QUALITY PROTEIN: metalloendoproteinase 4-MMP-like (The sequence of the model RefSeq protein was modified relative to this genomic sequence to represent the inferred CDS: deleted 2 bases in 1 codon), whose product MNHHHLPCNLKPFTTIFSFFLLYLNLHNLQTIESRNPSQFTTTNPTPDVSIPEIKHHLQRYGYLPQNNDVDDVSFEQALSRYQKNLGLPITGKPDSDTLSHILLPRCGFPDDVVDHKTSPFHTRKKYVYFPGRPRWTKDVPLNLTYAFSQDNLTPYLTPTEIRRVFRRAFAKWASVIPVSFVETEDYVEADIKIGFFAGDHGDGEPFDGVLGVLAHTFSPENGRLHLDKAETWAVDFDEEKSRVAVDLESVAVHEIGHVLGLGHSSVKDAAMYPTLKPRSKKVNLNVDDVVGVQSLYGTNPNFTLSSLLASETSTNLADGSMMRPSEGIIYSTLTTVMAACFLNW is encoded by the exons atgaatcatcatcatcttccatgcAATCTCAAACCCTTCACaaccatcttctccttcttccttctctatCTCAATCTCCATAACCTACAAACCATCGAATCTCGAAACCCATCTCAGTTTACAACGACCAACCCAACCCCTGACGTTTCTATACCGGAGATCAAACATCACCTTCAACGGTACGGTTACCTCCCTCAAAACAACGACGTCGACGACGTTTCGTTCGAGCAAGCTCTCTCTCGTTACCAGAAAAATCTCGGTCTACCGATAACCGGGAAACCAGATTCCGACACGTTGTCACATATTCTATTACCAAGATGTGGATTCCCTGATGACGTGGTGGACCACAAAACGTCACCGTTTCACACAAGGAAAAAATACGTGTACTTCCCCGGACGTCCCAGGTGGACAAAAGATGTCCCACTGAACCTCACCTACGCCTTCTCGCAGGATAACCTAACTCCTTACTTGACACCAACAGAGATACGGCGCGTGTTCAGACGCGCTTTCGCCAAGTGGGCTTCGGTGATCCCCGTAAGCTTCGTCGAGACAGAGGACTACGTCGAGGCAGACATCAAGATCGGATTCTTCGCCGGAGATCACGGCGACGGAGAGCCGTTCGACGGCGTTTTAGGTGTTTTAGCGCACACTTTCTCGCCGGAGAACGGTAGGCTTCATCTGGATAAAGCGGAGACGTGGGCCGTTGATTTCGATGAGGAGAAATCCAGGGTGGCCGTGGATTTGGAATCTGTGGCGGTGCACGAGATAGGTCACGTGCTTGGACTAGGGCATAGCTCGGTGAAAGACGCCGCTATGTATCCAACGTTGAAGCCAAGGAGCAAGAAAGTGAATTTGAACGTGGACGACGTCGTTGGAGTACAGTCTTTGTACggaacaaaccctaattttacgTTAAGTAGTTTACTTGCGTCAGAAACTTCGACCAACCTAGCTGATGGTTCGATGATGCGGCCGTCTGAAGGAATCATCTATTCGACTTTGACTACTGTTATGGCGGCT TGTTTTCTTAATTGGTAG